CTCGGCTGTGTGGCCGTGGATCTTCTGGTGGCGCTTGTAGTTGTCCCAGTGACCAGTGGTGTAGGAGCAGTCCCGGCACTGGAAGGGCTTCTCGCCCGTATGCCGCAGCATGTGCCGCTTCAGGTTCATGCTCTGGTTGCAGCTGtagctgcagaggctgcactGGAAGGGCTTGTCGCCTGAGTGGATGCGTCCGTGACGCTTGAGGTTGGCCAGGTTGCCGCAGGCGTAGTCGCAGAGCTGGCACTTGTAGGGCTTCTCACCCGTGTGCACGCGCTGGTGCCGCTTCAGGTTGTCCAGGTGGGCGGAGGCGTAGGGGCAGAGCGGGCAGGCAAAGGGCTTCTCCCCGCTGTGCGTCTTCATGTGCCGCGCCAAGTGGTTGGGGTAGTGGGTGACGAaggggcagaggctgcaggcaaAGCCCTTGTCCCCGGTGCCCTTCCGGGGGCTGGCACCCggctcagtgcccagcaccGCCAGGCTGCAGCGCCCACAGACCTGCTCGGCCAGGCCCTCGTCCTGCGCGAACCCGTCGTCCAGCACCAGCCCGCACATGCGGCACGTGAAGGGGAAGAGCAGCTCGGGCAGCGCGGCCGCCTCCTCGCCCCGCAGCCGCGCGCAGCCGGGCAGGAAGGGGCCGCTGCCGCTGCCCACGTGcaggctcagctctggcagcagtggctctgcGGGACAAAGAGACGGGGTTGTGAGCTGGGTGGCACAGCGCCAGCGAGGACTGGCTCTGCGATGAGCCCCAGTGCCAGTGAGGACTGGCTCTGCGATGAGCCCCAGCGCCAGCGAGAACTGGCTCTGCGATGAGCCCCAGTGCCAGCGAGGACTGGCTCTGCGATGAGCCCCAGCGCCAGTGAGGACTGGCTCTGCGATGAGCCCCAGCGCCAGCGAGGACTGGCTCTGCGATGAGCCCCAGCGCCAGCGAGGACTGGCTCTGCGATGAGCCCCAGCGCCAGCGAGGACTGGCTCTGCGATGAGCCCCAGCGCCAGCGAGGACTGGCTCTGCGATGAGCTGCACTGCCCCAGTGAGCCTGGCAGTATCATGACTTCGGGTCAGTGGCAGGATCTGTGCCCTGCGCCAGCCCCAAAGTCCCTGCAGTAGCTCTCCCCACACCCTCCGACCTTTACCTGGGTCCTTGTCCCGCCGGTGCGGCCCCTCGCCCTCAGGCAGGCGGTGGCTGAGCATGTGCCGCTTCAGGTTGCGGCTCTGGTTGCAGCGATAGTCGCAGGCGGCACACTGGAAGGGCTTGTCCTGGCTGTGCACCCGCTCGTGGCGTTTGAGGttgcccaggctgctgcaggcaaagCTGCAGCACGTGCAGCGGTACGGCTTCTCCCCGGTGTGCGTGCGCAGGTGCCGGGTCAGGTtcaccagctgggcagaggcGTAGGCACACTGCGGGCAGGCGAAAGGCTTCTCCCCGTTGTGTGTCTTCATGTGGCGCTTGAGGTGGCTGGAGTAGTGGGAGGCgaaggggcagagctggcaggagtaGACGATGCGCTGGCTGCGGCCACCCTCAGCGCCGGcgcactgcaggcagctctggcccaggctggcagccagctgcagcccgCACTGGCGGCAGGGCAGGGCGGCAGGGCCGGGCTCGCCCCCCTCCTCGGGGTCACTCTCCACGCTCAGCTGCTGGTACCCGGAGGAGCAGTCGTCGTCGCTCAGGGCGTACGCTGGAATAGCGATCTTCCCCACCAGTGTGTCTGCTGAGAACACCGTGGGGATGGGGTGGTGTCAGCCCGgctggcctgggcactgcccctcTGCCTACGCCCCCTGTCCCACCCCGTAGCACCCAGGAGGAGCCCCgcagccacagcctgtcccAATGCCCTGCTGAGGGGCTGTTCTGGGTGTCTTGGGAAACCCTGACACTTCTGCATGGCTGGGCAAGACCCTGGCACCAGGAAGGGTGGGAGGATGGGTGGATCCATCACCCACCGGCACTGCTGGGCCTGGGGGGTAGAAGGTggtgggcacagcctggcccaggctggAGAAAAGGCTGTCCATAGAGCTGCGCTGTGCCCCTCTCACtgtggtgctgccccagccccgggtTGGCAGTTGGTTGCACTCGCATGGCTGGCACCAGGGAGCTCCAACACCAGCTCCTTCTATCCTGCAGGAGGCATTCCTCCACTCCCACAGAGCCACTgtctggtggcagcagggggGAGGCTGTGCCAGACTCTCAAACAGAACTTCTCGGCTGGGCACAGACTCATccttctgcagcccctgtgctccACAAGTGcccccaggctggtgctgggggaTGGAGGGGCAGCTTACCATGACCAGCTGAGAGCCATGCCCTGCTGGCCCCGttctgtgcctgccctgcacCCCTGGGGCCTGTCAGACTCAGCAGCTGCCCCCCATCCTGGGACCACCCTAGACTgtccccctgctgctgccacccgggctgtgtccagctgacGAGGCTGACCtatgctgtgggacagggaggtCCCTCCAGCCTCCCAGGCCCTTCAACAAGCACTGCTGGAAACACAGACACCAGAAAAGGGCATCCTGCCAAGGCCTGGCTGTTACGGGGGAACTCGACACTGCCTCAAGCCCTCTGCCAAGGCAACCACTTGTCCCCTCGGGCCAGTCCCACGCTGAGGGaatccctgtcccctcaggccagcagtgccacagcatcCCCAGAGCACTGTCCCCTAAAGGGCCGTGCCAGTGCCCACATGGCACAGCTTGTCTGTCCTGCCTGGTTCAGGGGGCTGGGGTCCTagtcctgctcctgggctggggctgaatGGGAGGACAGGTATTCCGGGTGGAATTTGGGAAGGACAGGTATTCCTGGTGGAATTTGGGAAGGACAGGTATTCCTGGTGGAATTTGTCCCCAACCCCCTGgcaggctcccagggctgccaagcagctgttccagggcagggaagcagagccctCGGAGCAGCCCCGTCCCTcagtgccagagcaggagcacggcacagcccagcagccgCCGAGCACAcggagcagggcacagccccggggGACAGGCACGGGGCCGGACAGTCCGTGCCCTCATCTCTCCCGGTTCAGTTCCCGCCGTGCTCGGTGCCCGGGGCGGGGAGTGCCTCCCGCCAGCCCGGCCAGTCGCggtgagcagctccctggagctgagcagcgCTCGCTCCTCCGGCTGCCTCGGCCGGGGCTGAGCGCGCTCCGTACGGCCCGCAGCGCCGAGGGGAGCGGTGGAACGGGACCCCGGGGCTGAGCtcggcggcggctgcggggcACGGCCCCCAACCCCCCGCGGGACAACCCCCCCGGTCGTGCCCGGGACCCTCGCGGGAAGGAGCGTTCGGGGATCGGTGCAGGGGGTCAATGCCGGGCGGGCAGAACCCACCCCAGGGCCCCGTCGGGGGCCGGGCCTCCCCCGTGAGAGGAAGCTCGGCCGGAGCTCGCGCCGGGCGGGCCCGTGGCAGGGCGGGCCCGGCCGGATGCGCCGAGCGCGGGCCCGGTAcggcccggccgggccgcgTCGCAGCCGGCGGGGTTGCCGGAGAGGGGCGGCGTCCCCGCGGGGGCCGCACGCACCTGGCGGTCCCTTCTCGGAGGCCGGGCCACGGCCCAGCAGCAGGTCCCCGGGCAGCACCACCGCCGCTCTTGCCGTCTCCTCGGTGCCATCCTCGGCGTCCGCTGCAGCGCTCCGAGCGCCGCGAGTCCCCgccgggccgccgccgccgccccccgggcCCGCCGCGCACTCACCCTTCACCGGCTGCGGGTGGCTCTGCTTCCGCCGGGGCATCGTGGCGGGCCCCggcgccggcccggccccgccgcccgcccgcccgcggcccGCCAGCCGCCCCCGCCAGCCcggggcggccgccgccgccccgcctCGACCGGACACTTCCGCTTCCGCTTCCCCCGGGCGCGCGGGGGCTGTGCCGGAAACGCCCGCGCGACCCGGAAGCGGAGCGGGCGCGTGCGCAGAggcagcgccgccgccggccccgcccgccccgcggccgcggCATGAGGGCAGcgggcccgggcccggcgggggcgtgcggccgggccgggccggcgcaCGGCATAGGCGGGCAGCCCTCGGGGCTCCggcggggggcggggcggggcgggacAGCAGCGGCTCCGCCCCTTCCGGCCGGCGAGAGGCGGTGGCACCGGCGGGACCGGGGCCGCTGCCGGGCGCTGCTGGTCTCTGTGTCCCTTCAGGGGAAGCTGCGGCTCCTCCCCCGGTGCCCTCCGGGTTCGGCCCCGCCGAGCGCCGGCGCGGAGGGCAGGCCCCAGTGAGTCTCTCCGGTGTCCTCGCCCGGTCACACCGGGGACACCCGGGGCTTGGCGTCTCGCCCGCTGGGCCCGAGGGCCTCTGGCCGGCCGGTCACGCCGTGCTCTGGCCGGTCCCGAAGGCGGCCGGTGCAGCCCAGCCGTGTCCCCGGGCTGTGCCC
The DNA window shown above is from Serinus canaria isolate serCan28SL12 chromosome 10, serCan2020, whole genome shotgun sequence and carries:
- the ZNF513 gene encoding zinc finger protein 513 isoform X2, with the protein product MPRRKQSHPQPVKGECAAGPGGGGGGPAGTRGARSAAADAEDGTEETARAAVVLPGDLLLGRGPASEKGPPDTLVGKIAIPAYALSDDDCSSGYQQLSVESDPEEGGEPGPAALPCRQCGLQLAASLGQSCLQCAGAEGGRSQRIVYSCQLCPFASHYSSHLKRHMKTHNGEKPFACPQCAYASAQLVNLTRHLRTHTGEKPYRCTCCSFACSSLGNLKRHERVHSQDKPFQCAACDYRCNQSRNLKRHMLSHRLPEGEGPHRRDKDPEPLLPELSLHVGSGSGPFLPGCARLRGEEAAALPELLFPFTCRMCGLVLDDGFAQDEGLAEQVCGRCSLAVLGTEPGASPRKGTGDKGFACSLCPFVTHYPNHLARHMKTHSGEKPFACPLCPYASAHLDNLKRHQRVHTGEKPYKCQLCDYACGNLANLKRHGRIHSGDKPFQCSLCSYSCNQSMNLKRHMLRHTGEKPFQCRDCSYTTGHWDNYKRHQKIHGHTAESWVNPRNAKALLAPPAVGTALP
- the ZNF513 gene encoding zinc finger protein 513 isoform X3, translating into MPRRKQSHPQPVKADTLVGKIAIPAYALSDDDCSSGYQQLSVESDPEEGGEPGPAALPCRQCGLQLAASLGQSCLQCAGAEGGRSQRIVYSCQLCPFASHYSSHLKRHMKTHNGEKPFACPQCAYASAQLVNLTRHLRTHTGEKPYRCTCCSFACSSLGNLKRHERVHSQDKPFQCAACDYRCNQSRNLKRHMLSHRLPEGEGPHRRDKDPEPLLPELSLHVGSGSGPFLPGCARLRGEEAAALPELLFPFTCRMCGLVLDDGFAQDEGLAEQVCGRCSLAVLGTEPGASPRKGTGDKGFACSLCPFVTHYPNHLARHMKTHSGEKPFACPLCPYASAHLDNLKRHQRVHTGEKPYKCQLCDYACGNLANLKRHGRIHSGDKPFQCSLCSYSCNQSMNLKRHMLRHTGEKPFQCRDCSYTTGHWDNYKRHQKIHGHTAESWVNPRNAKALLAPPAVGTALP
- the ZNF513 gene encoding zinc finger protein 513 isoform X1, yielding MPRRKQSHPQPVKGECAAGPGGGGGGPAGTRGARSAAADAEDGTEETARAAVVLPGDLLLGRGPASEKGPPADTLVGKIAIPAYALSDDDCSSGYQQLSVESDPEEGGEPGPAALPCRQCGLQLAASLGQSCLQCAGAEGGRSQRIVYSCQLCPFASHYSSHLKRHMKTHNGEKPFACPQCAYASAQLVNLTRHLRTHTGEKPYRCTCCSFACSSLGNLKRHERVHSQDKPFQCAACDYRCNQSRNLKRHMLSHRLPEGEGPHRRDKDPEPLLPELSLHVGSGSGPFLPGCARLRGEEAAALPELLFPFTCRMCGLVLDDGFAQDEGLAEQVCGRCSLAVLGTEPGASPRKGTGDKGFACSLCPFVTHYPNHLARHMKTHSGEKPFACPLCPYASAHLDNLKRHQRVHTGEKPYKCQLCDYACGNLANLKRHGRIHSGDKPFQCSLCSYSCNQSMNLKRHMLRHTGEKPFQCRDCSYTTGHWDNYKRHQKIHGHTAESWVNPRNAKALLAPPAVGTALP